From one Peptoniphilaceae bacterium AMB_02 genomic stretch:
- a CDS encoding precorrin-8X methylmutase: protein MYIKNPKEIEKKSMDIIEEVMDGLDYDEREKKIVKRMIHTTGDLEYRNIVEFRNGFVDAAIDLIKKESLIYSDTKMVNAGINKKIVYDMHCELVYFIDNQDVLDMSIKNKTTRSSASIDKAATFGVDIYVIGNAPTAVFRMLELIEAGKIKPKLIIAVPVGFVGAAECKEALRNLDTDIPMVTTVGNKGGSNVAASIVNALLYMVSDR, encoded by the coding sequence ATGTATATTAAAAATCCTAAGGAAATTGAAAAGAAGAGCATGGATATCATAGAAGAAGTCATGGATGGACTCGACTATGATGAGAGAGAAAAGAAGATAGTCAAAAGGATGATTCATACCACCGGTGATTTGGAGTACAGGAATATAGTGGAGTTTAGAAACGGATTTGTAGATGCTGCAATCGACCTTATTAAAAAGGAATCGCTCATTTATTCCGACACCAAGATGGTAAATGCCGGTATAAATAAAAAAATAGTCTATGACATGCACTGTGAGCTTGTTTATTTTATCGATAATCAGGATGTTTTAGATATGTCTATAAAAAACAAGACCACGAGATCTTCTGCATCGATAGACAAAGCAGCGACATTTGGCGTGGATATTTATGTTATAGGGAATGCACCGACTGCAGTATTTAGAATGCTGGAGCTTATTGAGGCAGGAAAGATTAAACCCAAACTTATAATTGCAGTACCGGTTGGATTTGTTGGGGCTGCAGAGTGTAAGGAAGCTCTTAGAAATCTGGACACCGATATACCCATGGTAACAACTGTTGGAAACAAGGGCGGTAGTAATGTAGCAGCCTCCATTGTAAATGCACTATTATACATGGTATCGGATAGATGA
- the cbiD gene encoding cobalt-precorrin-5B (C(1))-methyltransferase CbiD yields MKLEEYSIVGGKKLRCGYTTGSCAQAATKAAALMLINGERIEKIEIDTLAGIKLTLEVEDTQITDSYVSCAIRKDAGDDPDVTDGILIYSKVSRRPDGKSTVDGGVGIGRIQRKGLFGEIGEAAINPVPKKQILKELELLGGGLHAEIYVPNGEIIAKRTFNAGIGITGGISIIGTTGIVKPMSDEALVKSIYMELDAIADSGNDFKLMVVPGNHAINTAEQAGIEYRSIKVSNFIGDALSYAYEIGFRDFLILGHVGKLSKLALGIFNTHNRVADTRMESFVYYMARAGLSLELIDIVDSCLTAEEAANYLFENGHGEIVRSMELGAANRVRKYLKDDEIEVEVRMYTMERGLL; encoded by the coding sequence ATGAAACTAGAGGAGTATTCCATAGTCGGGGGCAAAAAGCTTAGATGTGGATATACAACGGGAAGCTGTGCCCAGGCGGCTACTAAAGCGGCTGCTCTTATGTTAATCAATGGAGAGAGAATTGAAAAAATCGAGATTGATACGCTGGCAGGCATAAAACTCACACTCGAAGTCGAAGATACTCAGATTACTGATTCATATGTGAGCTGCGCCATAAGAAAAGATGCAGGTGATGATCCTGATGTTACTGACGGAATCTTAATATACTCTAAAGTCTCGAGAAGACCGGATGGAAAATCAACTGTTGACGGAGGCGTGGGAATCGGTAGAATCCAAAGAAAGGGATTATTCGGAGAAATTGGAGAAGCTGCAATCAACCCTGTGCCTAAAAAGCAGATTTTAAAAGAACTGGAGCTTCTTGGCGGAGGGTTGCATGCTGAAATCTATGTTCCAAACGGTGAGATAATTGCAAAGAGAACCTTTAATGCCGGTATCGGTATTACCGGGGGTATTTCTATTATAGGAACAACCGGGATAGTTAAGCCTATGAGCGACGAAGCGCTCGTTAAGAGCATATATATGGAGCTTGATGCGATTGCAGATTCCGGGAATGATTTTAAACTAATGGTCGTTCCGGGAAACCATGCCATAAATACCGCTGAGCAGGCAGGGATAGAATACAGGAGTATAAAGGTATCAAATTTTATCGGAGATGCTCTTAGTTATGCATATGAAATCGGATTTAGAGATTTTCTGATTCTGGGTCATGTCGGTAAGCTGTCCAAGCTTGCCCTGGGGATTTTCAACACGCATAACCGTGTAGCAGATACCAGAATGGAATCATTCGTGTACTATATGGCAAGAGCCGGTTTGAGTTTGGAGTTAATCGACATTGTAGACAGCTGTCTGACTGCTGAAGAAGCGGCCAATTACTTATTCGAAAACGGCCATGGTGAAATAGTTCGCAGTATGGAGCTGGGTGCAGCAAACAGAGTTCGAAAATACCTGAAAGATGATGAAATAGAAGTTGAGGTTAGAATGTATACGATGGAAAGAGGTCTATTATGA